From the genome of Streptacidiphilus sp. PB12-B1b:
GACGCTGCCGCTCTCCGTCTCTTCAAGGCCGGGCTGCTGGAGCGGGTGGACAGCTCGACCGCCGAGGTCATCTGGATCCATCTGGCCACGATCCTCGCCGCTGCCGTCGAGGACGGGCGCCTGACGAAGAACCCGTGCAAGGCACACCGGACCGTCAAGCCGCCGAGGCGGATCAAGTCCAAGGCCCAGGCGTGGACCCGCGAGCGGGTGGCCACAGTGCGCGCCGGCCTCCAGGAGCGCTACCGCTTCGCCGTCGACATCGGCGTCGGTCTCGGCCTGCGCCAAGGCGAAGCCTTCGGGCTCGCAGAGGAGGACTTCGACTTCGAGGCCATGGTCGTCAACGTGCGCCGCCAGCTCCGCTGGGACCACCGGTCACGGCCATACTTCTGCCTTCCCAAGGGGCAGAAGACCCGCACGGTGCCGATGTCACCCAACCTCGCCCGCAGGGCGAAGGCGCACGTCCGCAAGTTCCCGTCGACGGAGTGCACCCTTCCGTGGCGCAACCTGGAGCCCCCGACTAACAAGCTGGAGGAACGTCAGCGGAAGCCCATAACCGTCAACCTGATCCTCACCTCCTCCCAGGGCAACCGCATCCTCTTTCGGACCTGGAACGAGAAGTCCTGGAAGCCTGCCTTGGTCGCCGCCGGCGTGATCAAGGTGGTCGGCGAGGCGATCAAGAAGAGCGGAGCTCGGCTACGCACCGTGCCGGTGTACGAGCTGTCCCGCAAGGACATGTTCCACGTGCTGCGGCACACCTACGCCAGCGTCCAGCTCGAAGCCGGGGAGTCGATCGTCAGCCTCTCCGAGTGGCTCGGTCACGCCTCCCCCAACATCACGCTCGACCACTATGCTCACTTCATGCCCTCCGCCGGTCGTCGGGGTCTCGCCGCCATGGATGACTGGCTGGACGATGCACCGGAGCAAAATGGCCCCGAGCAGTCCCCCCTGACGGAGCAAGTCTCCGAAAGTCCCTGGCGCAATCTCGGGTGAGACCAGCTCTGGCCTGGGTCGCTGCAGGGCGCGGGCGACAACCGTCCCGATCCCTAACGGCGCATGGAGGTGCGGTAACTCCTATAACCTCAGCCGAGGTCAAGGCGAAGGCGGCGGAGGTACGCGTCGATCTGGGCCAGCCCGGGCCAGTCAGTGCCGCGCAGAGTAGAGGTCTCCGCTCGGAGCTGCTGGCCGATCTCCAGCGCCTTCGAGAGGTTCTCGGTCGCCGCGTAAAGGCTCATCAGTCGGGACAGCGCGTCAAGGTGGCGGCTGACCGCATCCTCGTCGTCGGGGTCCGGCGCGGTCCCGCTGATACGGTCGAAGGCACGGATGGCGGCGGTGGCTTCGCCGAGTTCCATCCGGCACTGCGCGACGTAGTACCAGCAGAGCTGCGCCTGCTCGTCCTGGTCGCCGTAGCGCTCGGTGTAGTCGCCGGCGAGCGGCTCGAAAAGCGCGAGCGCTTCGGAGTGGCTTCCGCCCAGGAACTTGACCTGGGCAAGGCTGAACTCCATGTCTTCCCGAAGCTCGGGATCCTGCGCTCTCGCGATGGCCTCACTGAGGGCGTCCGCGGCCTGGGTGAACTGGCCCTCTTGGGCGAGGCGCGCGGCGAGGTCGGACACCACATCCGCTTCCTGCTCGCTCAGGGGTGAGGGGGCCGGAGCTAGGCCCGACCCTTCGGCCGGCACTGGCGGAGGCGACGAGGGGACAACAGTCGTCGGCGTGTACTCGGAGGCGGAGCCAGCTGCGCGTGTGCGACCCCCGAAGGGCCGCAAGAACGGCAGGCGCGGATCGAGAGTGCCGTCGTCGGGAGCGGCGGTTGGCGTCCCGGTTGCCGCGTGGACGAAGGGGAGGAGGGCGTCGTAGACCTCCATCGCGTCCATGCGCTGCTCGGACTCCTTGGTGAGCATCGCGAGCAGCAGCTTCTCAATGTCCGCCGGAATGTCGGCACGCAGGGTGCGGAGAGGTGGGGGCTGGGTGTGGACGTGATGCCACATGTGGGAGCGACTGTCGTCGGGGGTGAACGGCGGCTTACCGGTGAGGAGTTCGTAGAGCACGCAGGCGAGGGCGTAGACGTCTGCGGCGGGGCCGACAGCATTGGCCAGGCTCTGCTCGGGCGACATGTAGGGCGGGGTGCCCACGGTCATGCCGACCTGGGTAAGCCGGGGCAGGGTGCCGACTCCGCGCAGGGCTGCGACGCCGAAGTCGAGGACCTTGACCACGCCGCCCGGCGTCAGCATGAGGTTGGAGGGCTTGATGTCGCGGTGGACGACATCGTGGTGGTGCACCGTGTCGAGGACGGAGGCGATCTGGGCGCCGACGGCGGCGGCCCAGGAGACGGGGACCAGTTCGGTATCGTAGTCGGTCTCGTCGATGAAGGTCTGGAGTTCGCGGCCCTTTAGGAGCTGCATGACGACGTAGAGGCGTCCGCTGCTCTCGTCCGTGCCAGTGTCGAAGACGGCGGGCACGCCGAGGTGTTCGATACCGGCCGTAATCTGGACCTCGCGCAGGAAGCGTGCGCGGCGGGTCTGCAGGGTCTCCTGGAAGGCCGCGCCCTGGAATCCGGGCGGGACAGGGCTCTCGGCCAGCATCATCTTCACGGCGACGCGCCGGTCCAGGCGTTCGTCGTACGCCTGCCAGACCTCGCCCATGCCGCCCGCCCCGATGGGGGTGTGCAAGCGGTACCGACCCGCGATCACACGGGCCGGTTCACCGGCGTCGAAGGTCGGTGCGCCGTGCACCATCCGTGGTCTCCTCTGCATGGGCGGAGCCAACAGCCCTCGCCTGTCGTGTACTTGCGGTGCTTTCGGATCAAGGCTAGGGCGTCGGGGGTTCTGCTCGCCGGGTTCCGCTGGACTTCAGTTCGGCGGCCCTCTGCTCGGTGGCCCTGCGCTCGGCCTCGCGCCGGACCGGGCGGCGGATGAGCTGGTACGCCTGCTGGGTCGCGACCTGCTTGAACAGGCGATTGACGGCCGCGTCGTCGAAGTAGCGGACCATCAGCGCGTCGTTGGACGCGGCCTGGTCGATGACGATCCGGTCCAGATCCTTCTCCAGCTCCCCACCGAAGACATCCTGGTCCTGGTGCAGTGCGATGGCGCGCAGCTCGGGATCCTCGCTGACGGCGACCACCAACTGGCCGAGGAGGATCTGGTCGGTGGTGGAGAGTCCGGTGCCGTACTCCTCGTTGACGGACTGGATGACCTCGGCCAGCGACATCTCCTCGGCCTCGGCCGCCCCTGCGCCGGCTTCGGGCACCAGGCCCGGCAGGAGTTGCGCGCCGGCGGCTTCCAGGTGCAGTTCGGGAGCACCGGTCTGGGTGATGCGCATGTGGCTAGGGACGACCGCCCCGATGTCCGCGCCGGCGCTGCGGAGCGGTGCGGGCAGGCGGCGGAGCAGGAAGCGTCCGTACTGGTAGAGCCGCTCCAGTTCCGTGTTCTCGAAGCCGATCACGTGGGAGAGCCAGCCGTATGCCTTGGTGTACGACTCCAGGGCGCGGCGGAACTCGGCGGCGGTGTCGGGCTCGGTGGCGTTGAGGCCGTTGAAGCGGTCCAGGGCGGGCTGGAGGTATCCATAGAGCCGGGCGTGCGCCTTCAGGACGGCGGTGTCGGTCGCTCCGTTCTGGAAGGCGGTGAAGTAGGCGGTGACGAAGGCGTCCATCTCGGCTTCGACCAGGAGCTGGTAGGCCATCACCTCGCGTTCGCGGTCGAACAGCAGGTTGGGGTCGGTGGGTTCGGTGATCGACGCCTCGTAGTACTGCTGGAACGCCTGCTCGATGTCCTCGGGGCGGTTGGCGAAGTCGAGGATGAACAGGTCCTCGGTGGCCTTAAGAGGGTGGGTGCGGTTGAGCCGGGAGAGTGTCTGGACGGCGGCCAGCTTCACCAGGATCTTGTCCACGTACATGGTGGTCAGCAGCGGCTGGTCGAAGCCGGTCTGGTACTTCTCGGCGACAACGAGGATGCGGTACTCGGGCTTGGGCACGGAGGGCGGGTTCGGGTCGTCCGCGCGGGTGTAACCGAAGCGGGCGGGCAGTTCGCGCTCGGGAAAGCCGTTGAGCTTGGGCTCGGTGTACTCGATCCCGTCGTGGGTCAGCGCCCCGGAGAAGGCGACGAGGGTGCCGCAGTCGGTGAAGCCGCGCTGGTCGATGTAGGCGCGCATGGCTTGGTAAAGCCGCACGGCGTGCTCGCGGCTGGAGGTGACCACCATGGCCTTGGCCTGACCACGGAGACGCGGGCTGGAGTGCGAGCGGAAGTGGTCCACGATGATCTTCGCACGGGAGGCCATCGACGCCTCCGACAGCAGCGCGGCCCGCACCAGCTTCGAACGGGCCTTGCGCGGGTCCACCTGCTGCTCGGCCTCGTCCGCGGCGGCCTCCTGGAGCTTGAAGTAGGTGGCGTAGGTGACGTAGTTGCCGAGTACGTCGAGGATGAAGCCCTCCTCGACGGCCTGCCGCATCGAGTAGACGTGGAACGGCCCCTTCTCCTGCTCTCCCGAGGCGGGGTTGGCGAGAGGGGTGCCGAAGAGGTCGATCGTCTTCGCCTTGGGAGTGGCCGTGAACGCAAAGAAGGACAGATTGGGCTGCCTGCCCCGGGCCAGTGCCGCGGCCGTCAGGGGGTCACTGTCCTCGTCCACGGCGTCCGAGCCGAGACGGCCCAGCGCCCTCTTCAGCGCCGCTGCGCTCTCGCCGCCCTGCGAGGAGTGCGCCTCGTCGATGATCACCGCGTAGCGCTGGCCGCCCAGTCCGGCGACCTTGTCCAGCACGAAGGGGAACTTCTGCACTGTCGTGATCACGATCCGGGCGGTCGGCCCGGCCAACGCGTCTGCGAGCTGCTGGGAGCTCTCGTCGATCCGCACGACCACGCCGGCCTTGTGGTCGAACTGGTAGATAGTGTCCTGCAGCTGCTTGTCCAGGAGGCGGCGGTCGGTGATGACGATGACCTTGTCGAAGACCAGCTGGTTCACCCCCAGGCCGGACGCGAGCGCGGCCGGCGCAAGCAGCGCGGGGTCCTGCGGGGTGTGCAGGCTGGACAGGCGGTGCGCGAGCCAGGCGATCGTGTTGGACTTGCCCGAGCCCGCGGAGTGCTGGATCAGGTAGTTCTCCCCCGCGCCGTGGCGAGCCGCGTGCGCGGTGAGCTTGCGCACCGCGTCCCACTGGTGGAACCGGGGGAAGATCAGCGGCTGCGTGTGCGCGCTGCCGGGCTTGTGGGACGGCGCCCGGCCGGCCTTCGCGGCGGCGTCCTCCACGTGCAGGAACCGCTGCAGCAGGTCCAGCCAGTTGTCACGCGCCCAGACCTCATCGAAGAGATAGGAGGTGGGGTACGAGCCGTCGGTGGTCGCCGGGACGTTGCCCGCCCCGCCGATCTGGCCAGGGCCACCAGAGCCGGTGTTGAAGGGCAGGAAGCGCGTCGTGTCTCCGGCCAGACGGGTCGTCAGGAAGGCGAGCGTCGGATCGACCGCGAAGTGGACCAGGCTGCGCTTGGAGAAGAACAGTTCCTTCGGATCGCGGTCGCGGCGGTACTGCCGCTTGGCGTCCTCGACGGTCTGGCGGGTCGTGTTGTTCTTCAGCTCCACCGAGGCGACGGGCAGTCCGTTGAGGAAGAACGCCACGTCGAGGGAGTCGGCCGGGCGTGAAGCGGAGTAGTGGAATTGGCGCACGAAGGTGAGCCGGTTGGCGTCGTACTCCGCGAGGGCGTCGGCGGCAAGGGTGTGCGCGGGACGGAAGTACGCGAGCTGGATCTTCACGTTCCGGTCGTTCACCCCCTGCCGCAAGACGTCGAGCAGCCCGCGCGAGTCGATCTCCCGCGCGACCCGCTTCGCGAACCGGCCGATTGCCTGCTGCTCCTCCTCGCCGTACGCGGCCTGGAGCGCAAGCCACGCGTCGTTCTGCGAGGCACCGAGGAACGCGGCCAGTTCGGAGGTATCGATACCGAGTGCGTGGTCGTAGGTGTTCGACAGCCCGCGCTGCCAACCGCTGCGCAGCAACGCCGCTTCGACGGCGTTCTCGAATGCTTTCTCGGTGTACACGCGGGCGTCGTTCATCTGAATCCCCCTCAGAGGTCGCGGTCGTGCATGGGGCGGGCGGTGGTGATGTCGAGCTGGCCGGTGACGGCGGCAGTGATCAACGCTTGGCGGCGCTCGGCGAGAACATCGAGCTGCACCCGCAGTCGCTGCCTGGCACGCGAGATCTGGTCGAGCTTTCGCTGGACGGCCAGGACTCTCCTGCGCTGAATAGCGAGCTGCGGCAATGGAATTGGAAAACCCAAGATCTTACTGCTGTTCGTGGAGGCCAGATTTGTTGTCTTTACGCCCGTACTCTCGAAATAGCAGCGCCCATGAAACGTGCGGGTCATGAGCGCAAGATAATCAGCATCTAGTCGCGAAATTTCAGGGCGGACAGCAAATACGTGATTCTGATGGAGGCATCCCTCCAATTCTCCACGCCACAACGTACCTCTTCCCAGCTTGTCGAGATCACCACCCTCAGTCATCAGGACGTCACCCGACAGGAGCGTGCTTCGCCTGGCAATTCCGATTGGCACAGTGATTTCGCTGACGTTATCGACACGAATTCGGTCAGCTTGAACGTTGGCCACACTCAGATACGGACGAGTCACAACGTCACCCGATACGTCTCGCTTCCCATCGACAGTCAGCCCGCTTTGGATCCTAGCGACGTAGCCAAGGCGCACCAACGGGGCAGCCTCAAGGTGAGCAGGCAGCCAAATCCAGGGCCACTCACCCGAGGCAGAGGCTAGGGATCCAGGAATCAGTCCATCAGATACCTCGGCATACTCCAACTCATCGAGAACTTCGGCTTGCTTCTCACGCGCTGACGCCAATCGGTCAATCCGAGCGGTCTCGACATCGAGGAAGTCGGCGATCCGACACTGCTCACTCAAATCGGGCAGCGGGATCCTAAAGTCAAGAATCTTACTGCTGTTCGTGGAGGCCAAGTTTGTTGTCTTTACTCCGGTACTCTCGAAATAATCCCTACCATAAGCCGATTGAGTAACCCACGCCAAATATCCGGCGTCAAGCTGATGTGGGTTAGTCCGCAACGCAAAAACGTGGTTCTGGTGCAAGCAATCTTCCAGCTCTCCACGCCAAACGGTCCCGCGACCTAGCTTGTCGAGATCACCACCCTCGGTCATGAGAACATCACCCGAGCGAAGGCTGCTTCGTTCTGCCATCGCGCGCGGAACGGTAATTTCTGTAACCGAGTCAAGGGCCAGATGACCGGCTTGCACATTCGCGACCCTCAGATACGGCCGCGTCACCACGTCGCCATCGAGGTCCCGCGTTCCATCAACCGTCAAGCCTGTCTGCAAGCGACACAGATACCCAAGACGAACGAGTTGTCGATTCTCATTCGCCAACTTCTTATCCATGGGTCACCTCGCCGAGCAATGCCTGGATCTCAACCTCAAGCGACTTCAACTCCATGTCGATCTCCAAGAGCGGCCTCGGCGGCGTGGAGACGTAGAAGAGGCGCGTGAAAGCGATCTCGTACCCCACCTTGCAGCGCTCAACTTCCTTCGTCTTCGGGTTACGAATCTCCGCAATCCAGGCGTCCGGGACGTGAGGCAGCACCTCGCGGATGAAGTACGCGTCGATATTCTCGCTGAGCGGGACGTTCTCGTTGTCGCGGAGGTCAGGGTCAGGCTCGGGTTTGCCGTTGATAACTTGGACTTCACCCTCCGGATCAGTCACGCCCACTGCGTCGCGCATTGCCTTCTGGAACGGCGCGGCCGAGGGCCACGACACGCCCCCGGCCACCATCCCGGTTCGCAAGGCGTCCCATGCCTCCGCCTTGGTGGTCCAGCGCGATCCGAGCAACGGCTTGAGCGCGGCGAGCAGCAACTCGACCACAGCCTCGCCCCCGACCGCCTTCTTAACGGCAGCTGACGCACGGAGCTGGGTGAGGCTGTCCTCCGTGAGCTCGAATCGGAGCTTGAGCGGCCGGTCCACGGTGATTCGCTGGTAGCCGAAGTCCTGGTTGGCGCAGACCTTCACCCGGGGGTGGTCCGGATGTGTCTTCGCGTCGGCGATGCTGAGCGCATCGCGATAGATCGCGCAGATCCGCCCGATCTGCGCACGGGTGATCTTCTTGCGCTTCTTGCCAAGCGACTTACGCATCTTGGTCGACTGATCGCGAGCGTCGAGCAGGATGACGCGGCCCTTGCGGTCAGCCGGCTTACGGTTGGTCACGATCCAGACGTACGTGGAGATATCGGTGTTGTAGAAGAGCTGGTCGGGGAGAGCGACCACTGCTTCCAGGTAATCATGCTCGATGATCCATTTGCGGATCTCTGACTCCCCCGACCCCGCGCCGCCGGTGAACAGCGGGGAGCCGTTGAAGACGATGGCCAGCCGGGTGCCACCGACCTCGTCGCCAGCTTTGTCCTTCTTCAGCGGCTGCATCTTGCTCATCATGTGCTGCAGGAACAGCAGCGAGCCGTCGTTGATCCGGGGCAGACCGGCACCGAACCGGCCGTCGTGCCCCCTCTCAGCCTCCTCGCGGACGGCCGTCTCGACCTTCTTCCACTCCACTCCGAAGGGCGGGTTGGCGAGCATGTAGTTGAAGGTCTTGCCCTCGTGGCCGTCCTGGCTGAAGGAGTTGCCGAAGCGGATGTTCTTGGCGGTGTGGCCCTTGAGGAGCATGTCCGAGCGGCAGATCGCGTAGGACTCGGCGTTGAGCTCCTGCCCGAACAGGTTGACGCGCACGCGCGGGTTGAGCCTGCGGATGTGCTCCTCAGCGGCCGAGAGCATGCCGCCGGTGCCGCATGCCGGGTCGAGGATGTCGACGACCTGCCCCTCGCCCGTCAGCCGGGCGTCGTCCGGGGCGAGCAGCAGCTCGACCATCAGCTCGATGACCTCGCGTGGAGTGAAGTGCTCACCGGCGGTCTCGTTGGAGGCATCGGCGAACTTGCGGATGAGCTCCTCGAAGACGTAGCCCATGTCGTGGTTGTCCACAGCCTCGAAGCTCAGGTCCAGGCCGGCGAACTTCCGCACCACCTGGTAGAGCAGGTCGGCGTTGTCCAGCCGATCGATCTGGAGGTGGAACTCGTAGCGGTTGATGATCTCGGTGGCCTCGGAGGAGAAGCCCCGAATGTAGTCCTTGAGGTTCTTCGCCACGTTGGCTGCATCGTTGCTGATGGTGGCGAAGGTCTGCTCGGAGAGGTTGTAGAACTTGAGCTTGGACGCAGCCAGCAGCAGCCCGTCCTTGTTCTCCCCGGTGTAGGAGGCAGCGCGGTCCCATACGGCCTGCCGGGTCGGCTCCATGACGCAGTCCAGCCGGCGCAGCACAGTCAGCGGGAGGATAACCTTCCCGTACTCGGAGCGCTTGTAGTCGCCGCGCAGCAGGTCGGCCACCGACCAAATGAAGTCGGCCAGTTCCTGGTTCTTACTCAAAGCGTCCTGCCCTCTTCCTGCCGCACTGCGTCGACTCCGTCGGTCTTCGTAATCTGCTGCTCGGTGCCGCCCCCACCACGCCCGGGTTCTGGGTCGAGCGCACCGCTGGTGAGACCGTCGCGTGCGAGGCGCGCCGCTCGGTCCCCCATCTTGGCGAGTTCGGCGAGTTCACGCTGGAACGCGCCCAATGCGCGGAAGGCATTCCCGTAGCGCTGTTGCGCTTCAAGGTCCATACGTGGCAAGCGTGCTGAGCGAAGGTCCGCTCGGAACGTACCCGAGGACGAGGTGCCGCGACGGGTGTTCGCAGGACTGGCCACAAAGCCCCGCACAAAGTCTGGGTCCAGCTGGTCGCTGGCGGAGGCGAGTTCCTCGCCGTCGAGGGTGACCAGGCCAGCAGCCAGCAGGTCGCTCACCGCCATCGGGGCGCCCTCGTCCAGGTCGAAGGCCCCGGGCCGCGCCGACAGTTCCGGCAGTAGGTCCCGCAGCCTGCGCAGGTGCAGGTCGAGTTCGCCCCGCAGCGCGACGTACGCCGCCACGTAGTCGGGCTCCGGCTCACGGACGTAGCGGCTGGGCGTGAGGTCCACGTCATCGTCCAGCAGGTCGATCAGCGGCACCTCCGCCTCCTGGTGCGGCTTCGGCTGCCACGGTCCGTCAGAGCTGCTGGCGCTGAGGTCCACCATGCGTACCGTCGTCGCGCCCTTTCCGGGAGCCGCAGGCCGGCCGAGTATCCACACGTGCAGCGGCAGAGCATGGCTGGCCGCGAGGCCCGGCGGCAGAGCCACCACCGAGGTGACACAGCCGCGGCGCACCAGTTCCGCGCGAATCCGCCGACCCGACCGGCGGTGGGCGACCGACGCCGGCAGGACGACCACGGCCCTTCCCCCAGGGGCCGTGTGGTAGTAGCAGTGCTGGAGCCAGGCGAGTTCACTCTCCCCGCGCGAGGGCACTCCGGCTTCCCAGCGCGGATCGACGAGCAACTGCTCGCGGCCCCAGTCGGCCACAGCGGTCGGCGGCTCGCACACCACCAGGTCCACCCGGAGGTCCGGAAAGGCGTCAGCCCGAAGCGAGTCGCCCGCTGCCAGTCGCGGGGAAGCAGTGCCTCCCGTGCCGACCAGCAGGCTCGCTCGCGCCTGTGCCAGGCGAACCGCATCCGCCTGCATGTCTTGGCCCAGCCTGCTGCGTACTTCGTCGCCACCGATTGCCATCAAGAGGGATCCGATACCGCAGGCCGGGTCGAAGACGACTCCGGTCGTCTCGCCCGCGAGCTCCCCCACAGCTCGGGCCAGTTGCGGCGTCGACGACCCGTCCAGGGCAGCACGTGCACTGGATTCCAGCAGGCGGGCGATCAGTCCGCCCATCACCTCGGCAGGAGTTCGCTCCGCGAGTAGCTTCTCCAGCGCCTCGCGTACAGCTGGGTCGCGCAGTTCAGCCCCCCGCCCGAGCAGGTGCTCGCCGACTGCCGCCAGCGCCTCGACCATCTGTGCCCCGAAGGCACCACGCAGCGCCTGCCACAACCGGACCTCGCTGTTGACCTCCCGGCCTTCGCGCTGTCCGTCCAGCCACCGCTGCACCTCGGCGAGCGAGTACAGCGGGCTGGCTGCCGTGCCGCCGACCGGCACCGGGAAGTCCGGGCGACGCCTGCGCCAGTTGGAGACCGCAGCGCGCGTCACGCCGGCCAACCGGGCGATCTCCGCAGCGGTGGCGGTAGGGGCGGTTGCCTCGTCTTCAAGCATGGCATCACCGTACACCAGACGCGACATCATGTGGAGTTACATTCCGTTGACAGTGCCAACTGAATCGGCTTAGCGTTATCCGTTGACACGCTCTGCCCACTGAAGGCGAAGAGACGAGGAGCACGACGTGGATGCCAAGCAGCAGAACACGGGAACCCGGAAGTCGACCCTGCACAGGCTGACCGTTCCGGACGGGCAGCCAGTAGATCTCCGCGCCCTCGTGCGCCCCCGCTACCTCAGCCGTCCGGGCTATCAGGTGCGCGACTTCTCCCGGGAGGGCGTCACCGGGCTGCTCGTGAACGGGGGGATCCCCCGGGACCGGGCCGACTGGTGCCCGGCGGTCGAACGGATCACCGGCCTGGAGGTCAACGAGCGGAACCACTCAGCCGCGGGCCTGGTCTTGATGCGCACCGAGCGGGGCCTGTACGCGCTGAGCTACGGCGTCGGCCAGCACATGCTCGACCCCTACTACCGGGACGACGAGTTCGGCCTGGAGTTCGCCACCCGATGCCTGGACGAGGACGGCATTATCAAGGTCCGCAATCAGATCATGGACGGCCGAGGCCGCGTTGACGAATACTCCGTCGCCCGCGGCGAACGCATAGACGGCTTCGGGCTCGACCGCTTCGGCGCGGTCGTCCGCCGCATCTGCGGAACGGTCAGCAATGTTGCGCTGACATCGCTGTCCGCCGGGACCTCGAAGCACGTCCGGGTCGAGTGCTCGGAATCGACCATCAAGCTGCCGCTGGCCACCACGCCGGAGGAGTTCCTCAGCGACCTGCGCGCGATCGAGGAGGTCTGCGCCCGAGTGGACCCGCTGCCCGAGCTGCGCTTCGTGGACCGGCTGCACACCCTGGACAACCGCAGCCGAAAGGCGGTGGATGCCCAGACCGCCCTGGAGACCATGCTGGCGGATGCCAGCCACCCCCGGATGACGTTGGGGGTTCCCGATGCCTGCCAGGAGGGCTTCGGCTCTGCCCAGGCGTTCCGCATCGCCCTGGGTAGCCGAAGCATCGACGTCTTCGACCTCGATCTTCCGGTCCTGCTCCAGTTCGTCTCGGACGAGCCCGAAGGCGATCGCATGAAGGCACTCAATCGGGTGCGCATCGTCATGTTCAGCGACGACGACCTGCAGACGCCCGCCGGCGCGGCCACCAGTGGCAAGGAGTGGCTGATCGCGGACGTCCCGGTCGGAACCACGCGGTACTTCTACGGCCACGGGAAGTGGTACGAGGTGGGCGCCGGATTCCTTGAGACGCTCGAAGACGAGCTGCGGCA
Proteins encoded in this window:
- a CDS encoding site-specific integrase, which encodes MSGYIEDRWLKKRPNSQTGKRERTARWGTGARYRVKGIPGVKDRSFDSSEDAKTWLATAKTDTSRSEFVDPRDGAILLFDYVEQHWWPSRTDEPSTAAPMRSRIWRHLLPLLGSYALRDIDAAALRLFKAGLLERVDSSTAEVIWIHLATILAAAVEDGRLTKNPCKAHRTVKPPRRIKSKAQAWTRERVATVRAGLQERYRFAVDIGVGLGLRQGEAFGLAEEDFDFEAMVVNVRRQLRWDHRSRPYFCLPKGQKTRTVPMSPNLARRAKAHVRKFPSTECTLPWRNLEPPTNKLEERQRKPITVNLILTSSQGNRILFRTWNEKSWKPALVAAGVIKVVGEAIKKSGARLRTVPVYELSRKDMFHVLRHTYASVQLEAGESIVSLSEWLGHASPNITLDHYAHFMPSAGRRGLAAMDDWLDDAPEQNGPEQSPLTEQVSESPWRNLG
- a CDS encoding protein kinase, which gives rise to MVHGAPTFDAGEPARVIAGRYRLHTPIGAGGMGEVWQAYDERLDRRVAVKMMLAESPVPPGFQGAAFQETLQTRRARFLREVQITAGIEHLGVPAVFDTGTDESSGRLYVVMQLLKGRELQTFIDETDYDTELVPVSWAAAVGAQIASVLDTVHHHDVVHRDIKPSNLMLTPGGVVKVLDFGVAALRGVGTLPRLTQVGMTVGTPPYMSPEQSLANAVGPAADVYALACVLYELLTGKPPFTPDDSRSHMWHHVHTQPPPLRTLRADIPADIEKLLLAMLTKESEQRMDAMEVYDALLPFVHAATGTPTAAPDDGTLDPRLPFLRPFGGRTRAAGSASEYTPTTVVPSSPPPVPAEGSGLAPAPSPLSEQEADVVSDLAARLAQEGQFTQAADALSEAIARAQDPELREDMEFSLAQVKFLGGSHSEALALFEPLAGDYTERYGDQDEQAQLCWYYVAQCRMELGEATAAIRAFDRISGTAPDPDDEDAVSRHLDALSRLMSLYAATENLSKALEIGQQLRAETSTLRGTDWPGLAQIDAYLRRLRLDLG
- a CDS encoding type I restriction endonuclease subunit R, producing the protein MNDARVYTEKAFENAVEAALLRSGWQRGLSNTYDHALGIDTSELAAFLGASQNDAWLALQAAYGEEEQQAIGRFAKRVAREIDSRGLLDVLRQGVNDRNVKIQLAYFRPAHTLAADALAEYDANRLTFVRQFHYSASRPADSLDVAFFLNGLPVASVELKNNTTRQTVEDAKRQYRRDRDPKELFFSKRSLVHFAVDPTLAFLTTRLAGDTTRFLPFNTGSGGPGQIGGAGNVPATTDGSYPTSYLFDEVWARDNWLDLLQRFLHVEDAAAKAGRAPSHKPGSAHTQPLIFPRFHQWDAVRKLTAHAARHGAGENYLIQHSAGSGKSNTIAWLAHRLSSLHTPQDPALLAPAALASGLGVNQLVFDKVIVITDRRLLDKQLQDTIYQFDHKAGVVVRIDESSQQLADALAGPTARIVITTVQKFPFVLDKVAGLGGQRYAVIIDEAHSSQGGESAAALKRALGRLGSDAVDEDSDPLTAAALARGRQPNLSFFAFTATPKAKTIDLFGTPLANPASGEQEKGPFHVYSMRQAVEEGFILDVLGNYVTYATYFKLQEAAADEAEQQVDPRKARSKLVRAALLSEASMASRAKIIVDHFRSHSSPRLRGQAKAMVVTSSREHAVRLYQAMRAYIDQRGFTDCGTLVAFSGALTHDGIEYTEPKLNGFPERELPARFGYTRADDPNPPSVPKPEYRILVVAEKYQTGFDQPLLTTMYVDKILVKLAAVQTLSRLNRTHPLKATEDLFILDFANRPEDIEQAFQQYYEASITEPTDPNLLFDREREVMAYQLLVEAEMDAFVTAYFTAFQNGATDTAVLKAHARLYGYLQPALDRFNGLNATEPDTAAEFRRALESYTKAYGWLSHVIGFENTELERLYQYGRFLLRRLPAPLRSAGADIGAVVPSHMRITQTGAPELHLEAAGAQLLPGLVPEAGAGAAEAEEMSLAEVIQSVNEEYGTGLSTTDQILLGQLVVAVSEDPELRAIALHQDQDVFGGELEKDLDRIVIDQAASNDALMVRYFDDAAVNRLFKQVATQQAYQLIRRPVRREAERRATEQRAAELKSSGTRRAEPPTP
- a CDS encoding class I SAM-dependent DNA methyltransferase, with translation MSKNQELADFIWSVADLLRGDYKRSEYGKVILPLTVLRRLDCVMEPTRQAVWDRAASYTGENKDGLLLAASKLKFYNLSEQTFATISNDAANVAKNLKDYIRGFSSEATEIINRYEFHLQIDRLDNADLLYQVVRKFAGLDLSFEAVDNHDMGYVFEELIRKFADASNETAGEHFTPREVIELMVELLLAPDDARLTGEGQVVDILDPACGTGGMLSAAEEHIRRLNPRVRVNLFGQELNAESYAICRSDMLLKGHTAKNIRFGNSFSQDGHEGKTFNYMLANPPFGVEWKKVETAVREEAERGHDGRFGAGLPRINDGSLLFLQHMMSKMQPLKKDKAGDEVGGTRLAIVFNGSPLFTGGAGSGESEIRKWIIEHDYLEAVVALPDQLFYNTDISTYVWIVTNRKPADRKGRVILLDARDQSTKMRKSLGKKRKKITRAQIGRICAIYRDALSIADAKTHPDHPRVKVCANQDFGYQRITVDRPLKLRFELTEDSLTQLRASAAVKKAVGGEAVVELLLAALKPLLGSRWTTKAEAWDALRTGMVAGGVSWPSAAPFQKAMRDAVGVTDPEGEVQVINGKPEPDPDLRDNENVPLSENIDAYFIREVLPHVPDAWIAEIRNPKTKEVERCKVGYEIAFTRLFYVSTPPRPLLEIDMELKSLEVEIQALLGEVTHG
- a CDS encoding N-6 DNA methylase → MLEDEATAPTATAAEIARLAGVTRAAVSNWRRRRPDFPVPVGGTAASPLYSLAEVQRWLDGQREGREVNSEVRLWQALRGAFGAQMVEALAAVGEHLLGRGAELRDPAVREALEKLLAERTPAEVMGGLIARLLESSARAALDGSSTPQLARAVGELAGETTGVVFDPACGIGSLLMAIGGDEVRSRLGQDMQADAVRLAQARASLLVGTGGTASPRLAAGDSLRADAFPDLRVDLVVCEPPTAVADWGREQLLVDPRWEAGVPSRGESELAWLQHCYYHTAPGGRAVVVLPASVAHRRSGRRIRAELVRRGCVTSVVALPPGLAASHALPLHVWILGRPAAPGKGATTVRMVDLSASSSDGPWQPKPHQEAEVPLIDLLDDDVDLTPSRYVREPEPDYVAAYVALRGELDLHLRRLRDLLPELSARPGAFDLDEGAPMAVSDLLAAGLVTLDGEELASASDQLDPDFVRGFVASPANTRRGTSSSGTFRADLRSARLPRMDLEAQQRYGNAFRALGAFQRELAELAKMGDRAARLARDGLTSGALDPEPGRGGGGTEQQITKTDGVDAVRQEEGRTL